The proteins below come from a single Chryseobacterium nepalense genomic window:
- a CDS encoding complex I subunit 4 family protein, with amino-acid sequence MSELLLTLLLLPLVGSGLVFAWKNNSSKYLALGIALVQMLITFYIAADFNYAPTVDSVLQHEINYPWSQFIKSSLHFGIDGMSLLLLLLTNILAPIIILSSFNENVSYRNTFYGLILLMQFGLVGVFTSLDGLLFYIFWEVTLIPIWFIAGLWGQENKRFEFTTKFFVYTFVGSLFMLAGLIYVYNHSASFALTDLYNAQLNETQQTVVFWFIFFAFAVKLPVFPFHTWQPDTYTYSPTQGSMLLSGIMLKMAIYGVMRYLLPITPLPIAGISGQIVIILAIVGIVHGALIAIIQTDMKRIIAYSSFSHVGLMVAGIFASAVITLRGTFNIEGAEGALVQTFAHGINVAGLFYCCDILYKRFKSRDIRQMGGLAKVAPKFAVLFLIIILGSMGVPLTNGFIGEFILLKSIYDFNGLAAVIAGLTVILAAVYLLRFYGKAMFGPGDEAVLSTAKDLSAVEFSVLASLAVFVIVFGIFPQPIIEMVNSSLKFIYTAMAS; translated from the coding sequence ATGTCTGAGTTGTTATTAACATTATTACTATTACCTCTGGTAGGTTCGGGATTAGTTTTTGCATGGAAAAACAATTCAAGCAAATATTTGGCACTGGGAATTGCATTAGTACAAATGCTGATCACTTTCTATATTGCGGCGGATTTTAATTACGCCCCAACGGTAGACAGTGTACTGCAGCACGAAATCAATTACCCATGGTCACAATTCATCAAGAGTTCTCTTCACTTCGGTATTGACGGGATGAGTCTTCTTCTTTTATTGCTGACCAATATTTTAGCGCCAATCATTATTTTATCTTCATTTAACGAAAATGTAAGCTACAGAAATACATTCTATGGTTTAATACTATTGATGCAATTCGGCTTAGTTGGGGTTTTCACTTCACTGGACGGATTATTGTTCTACATTTTCTGGGAAGTAACCTTGATTCCGATCTGGTTCATTGCCGGACTTTGGGGTCAGGAAAATAAAAGATTTGAGTTTACTACGAAATTCTTCGTCTATACATTTGTTGGATCATTATTTATGCTTGCAGGATTGATTTATGTGTACAATCATTCAGCATCATTTGCTCTGACGGATTTATATAATGCTCAATTAAACGAAACCCAACAGACCGTGGTATTCTGGTTTATCTTTTTTGCTTTTGCAGTAAAATTACCGGTATTTCCTTTCCATACATGGCAGCCCGACACGTATACCTATTCACCGACTCAGGGATCAATGCTTTTATCGGGAATTATGCTTAAAATGGCGATCTATGGAGTAATGCGTTATTTATTACCTATTACGCCGCTTCCGATTGCAGGAATCTCAGGGCAAATCGTTATTATTCTTGCTATTGTAGGAATTGTTCACGGAGCATTGATTGCAATTATTCAGACGGATATGAAGAGGATTATCGCATATTCTTCATTCTCTCACGTTGGATTAATGGTTGCAGGTATTTTCGCTTCGGCAGTCATTACATTAAGAGGAACTTTCAATATCGAAGGTGCGGAAGGAGCGTTGGTACAAACTTTTGCTCACGGTATCAACGTGGCCGGTTTGTTCTACTGTTGTGATATTTTATACAAAAGATTTAAATCAAGAGATATCAGGCAAATGGGCGGACTTGCAAAAGTAGCTCCTAAGTTTGCCGTATTATTCCTGATTATTATATTAGGTTCAATGGGCGTTCCATTAACTAACGGATTCATCGGAGAATTTATCCTTTTGAAATCAATATATGATTTTAACGGGTTGGCAGCAGTAATTGCCGGTCTTACCGTGATCCTTGCTGCAGTATATTTATTGAGATTTTATGGAAAAGCAATGTTTGGTCCTGGTGATGAGGCCGTTCTGAGCACAGCAAAAGATCTTTCTGCTGTAGAATTTTCGGTATTGGCAAGTTTAGCGGTTTTTGTGATTGTATTTGGTATTTTCCCGCAACCGATAATCGAAATGGTAAATAGTTCGCTGAAGTTTATCTATACGGCGATGGCCAGTTAA
- the nuoL gene encoding NADH-quinone oxidoreductase subunit L, whose product MENLVYAIILLPLLGFLINGLFGKNLPKIVVGSLATAMVFASFCIAVSIFMNFDSESQPVIVKAFEWFRVNGVQINFGFQIDQLSLMMVMIITGIGSLIHLYSIGYMSHDKGFYKFFTYLNLFIFSMLLLVMGSNYLILFIGWEGVGLCSYLLIGFWYTNEEYGKAARKAFIMNRIGDLALLIGIFMLASQTNAVDYLTIRENAGKFELDGSVIIFITASLFIGATGKSAQVPLYTWLPDAMAGPTPVSALIHAATMVTAGIYLVVRSNFLFTLAPSVQDGILFIGFLTAALAGFYALRQNDIKKVLAYSTVSQLGFMFIALGLGAYTTAMFHVMTHAFFKALLFLGAGSVIHAMSNEQDMRFMGGLKKYIPLTHATFLIGTLAISGFPLLSGMISKDEILVAAFAKNPVYWVILFILAAVTATYMFRLYYLTFHGEFRGTEEQKHHLHESPTNMTLPLIVLAILSVVGGLINLPHFIGHGHYAKLMEWLKPVLTEESFNQMETTLSAVPFGTEMILLGATVLMFFCVWFFVKNTYVNKKKQALPEEQYTGWEKLSARKLYIDELYNALIVKTVEGLGRGGKMFDNGILDRFVDFVGDGAEDSGKAMKRVQNGNVENYILIMSLAVGIILIVNFLLQ is encoded by the coding sequence ATGGAAAATTTAGTGTATGCAATAATACTTTTACCACTTTTAGGTTTTCTTATAAACGGTTTATTCGGGAAAAATCTTCCAAAAATTGTTGTTGGTAGTTTAGCTACAGCAATGGTTTTTGCATCTTTCTGCATCGCAGTTAGTATTTTCATGAATTTCGACTCAGAAAGCCAGCCTGTCATTGTAAAAGCTTTTGAATGGTTTAGAGTAAACGGAGTTCAGATTAATTTCGGATTCCAGATTGATCAGTTGTCGTTAATGATGGTCATGATCATCACGGGAATCGGATCTTTAATTCACCTCTACTCTATCGGATATATGAGCCATGATAAAGGTTTCTATAAGTTTTTCACGTATCTGAACCTGTTTATCTTCTCCATGTTACTTTTGGTAATGGGAAGCAACTACCTGATCCTCTTTATCGGATGGGAAGGCGTAGGATTATGTTCTTATTTACTTATTGGTTTCTGGTATACCAACGAAGAATATGGTAAAGCAGCGAGAAAAGCATTTATCATGAACAGAATTGGTGACCTTGCTTTATTGATCGGTATTTTCATGTTGGCTTCACAGACTAATGCTGTCGATTATCTTACCATCAGAGAGAACGCCGGAAAATTTGAATTAGATGGAAGTGTAATTATCTTTATTACGGCGAGTTTATTTATCGGTGCTACTGGTAAATCTGCTCAGGTTCCATTATATACCTGGTTACCGGATGCGATGGCGGGACCAACTCCTGTCTCTGCCCTAATTCACGCGGCAACGATGGTAACAGCAGGAATTTATCTTGTAGTAAGATCCAATTTCTTATTTACTTTGGCCCCAAGCGTTCAGGATGGAATTTTATTCATTGGATTCTTAACGGCAGCTTTAGCCGGATTCTATGCACTTCGTCAGAACGACATCAAAAAAGTACTGGCCTACTCCACCGTTTCACAGCTTGGATTTATGTTCATTGCTTTAGGGTTGGGAGCGTATACAACAGCCATGTTCCACGTAATGACACATGCTTTCTTCAAAGCATTATTGTTCCTGGGTGCGGGTTCTGTAATCCACGCGATGAGCAACGAGCAGGATATGCGTTTTATGGGAGGATTAAAGAAATATATTCCTCTTACCCACGCTACTTTCCTGATTGGAACATTGGCGATTTCAGGATTCCCTTTATTATCGGGGATGATTTCCAAAGACGAAATTCTAGTAGCTGCTTTTGCTAAAAACCCTGTTTACTGGGTGATTCTATTCATTTTGGCAGCAGTTACTGCAACCTATATGTTCAGACTGTATTATCTCACTTTCCACGGAGAGTTCAGAGGTACTGAAGAACAAAAACATCACTTACACGAAAGTCCAACCAATATGACCTTACCATTGATCGTACTGGCTATTCTTTCTGTTGTTGGTGGTTTAATAAACCTTCCTCACTTCATCGGCCACGGCCACTACGCAAAGCTGATGGAATGGCTGAAGCCTGTTCTTACTGAAGAAAGCTTTAATCAAATGGAAACAACGCTTTCAGCGGTTCCGTTTGGTACAGAAATGATACTTTTAGGAGCAACAGTATTGATGTTCTTCTGTGTATGGTTTTTTGTTAAAAACACTTATGTTAACAAGAAAAAACAGGCTCTTCCGGAAGAGCAGTACACAGGATGGGAAAAACTGTCTGCCAGAAAATTATATATTGACGAACTTTACAATGCATTGATTGTAAAAACTGTTGAAGGATTAGGACGCGGAGGAAAGATGTTTGACAATGGTATTCTTGATCGTTTTGTAGACTTTGTGGGGGATGGCGCTGAAGACAGCGGAAAAGCCATGAAGCGTGTACAGAACGGAAATGTAGAGAATTACATTCTGATTATGTCTTTGGCGGTGGGAATTATATTAATTGTTAACTTTTTATTACAATAA
- the nuoK gene encoding NADH-quinone oxidoreductase subunit NuoK: MGEVNTFIQSIPLNYFIILSSVLFSLGVLGVLLRKNAIVILGCVELMLNSVNLLLAAFSAYKGNGDGQLLVFFIMVVAAAEVAVGLAIIAMLYRNTRSVDVSIFNKLRG; this comes from the coding sequence ATGGGAGAAGTAAATACATTTATACAAAGCATCCCTCTGAATTACTTCATCATTCTTTCTTCTGTGTTATTCAGTTTAGGAGTGTTGGGCGTATTGCTGAGAAAAAATGCTATTGTTATTTTGGGTTGTGTAGAGCTTATGCTCAATTCTGTTAATCTTTTGCTGGCTGCATTTTCAGCCTACAAAGGTAATGGAGACGGACAACTTTTAGTTTTCTTCATTATGGTGGTGGCTGCTGCGGAAGTGGCGGTAGGTTTGGCAATTATTGCTATGCTTTATAGAAATACCCGTTCTGTTGATGTAAGTATATTTAATAAATTAAGAGGATAA
- a CDS encoding NADH-quinone oxidoreductase subunit J family protein, whose protein sequence is MDQFLFFLVAFLAVASAVYFVFARNPLYAILSLIVTMFSIAGMYILLNAQFLAIIQIIVYAGAIMVLFLYILMMLNLNKQDESKKNNTLKFVGVFTAGLLLIGVLGVFRGVQQNQIAVENVDGSIGLTKNLGRLLFNEYVLPFELASILILAGIVGAVLIGKKDL, encoded by the coding sequence ATGGATCAGTTTTTATTTTTCTTGGTGGCGTTTTTAGCAGTCGCAAGTGCGGTATATTTCGTATTTGCGAGAAATCCTTTATATGCTATTTTGTCATTAATTGTTACGATGTTTTCTATTGCGGGCATGTACATCCTTCTGAATGCACAGTTCCTTGCGATTATTCAGATTATTGTTTACGCCGGAGCGATCATGGTATTATTCCTTTATATCCTGATGATGCTTAACCTTAATAAACAAGACGAAAGTAAGAAGAACAATACTTTAAAATTTGTTGGAGTTTTTACTGCAGGTCTTTTATTAATTGGAGTTTTAGGGGTATTCAGAGGAGTTCAGCAAAACCAGATTGCAGTTGAAAATGTAGATGGAAGCATCGGACTTACTAAAAATCTGGGAAGACTTTTGTTTAATGAATATGTTTTACCGTTTGAGCTTGCATCCATCCTTATTTTGGCAGGTATTGTAGGTGCGGTATTAATCGGTAAAAAAGATTTATAA
- a CDS encoding NuoI/complex I 23 kDa subunit family protein — MKLTNRSKVVSNKEMTLAEKIYLPAIFTGMGITFKHAVRTVLKGAPAVYSYPEVQKPRADIWRGQHVLKRDEEGRERCTACGLCAVACPAEAITMTSAERTKEEKHLYREEKYASVYEINMLRCIFCGMCEEACPKSAIYLTDRLVDVETNRGSFIYGKDKLVEKINERIDITERQSEKQKNAVK, encoded by the coding sequence ATGAAACTTACGAACAGATCAAAAGTTGTTTCCAATAAAGAAATGACCCTTGCTGAAAAAATCTACCTTCCTGCTATTTTTACGGGAATGGGGATTACTTTTAAGCATGCTGTAAGAACCGTGCTGAAAGGTGCACCTGCAGTATATTCTTATCCGGAAGTACAAAAGCCGAGAGCAGATATCTGGAGAGGTCAACACGTTTTAAAAAGAGACGAAGAAGGCCGGGAAAGATGTACCGCCTGCGGACTTTGTGCAGTAGCATGCCCTGCAGAGGCCATTACCATGACTTCAGCTGAAAGAACAAAAGAGGAAAAGCATCTTTACAGAGAAGAAAAATATGCATCGGTATATGAAATCAATATGCTGAGATGTATTTTCTGCGGTATGTGCGAAGAAGCCTGTCCGAAATCCGCAATCTATCTTACAGATCGTCTGGTAGACGTGGAGACCAACAGAGGTTCTTTCATTTACGGAAAAGATAAATTGGTTGAAAAAATAAACGAAAGGATTGATATCACAGAAAGACAATCCGAGAAACAAAAAAATGCGGTAAAATAA
- the nuoH gene encoding NADH-quinone oxidoreductase subunit NuoH, with protein MDLLTFKLILVLALFLLSLTIAAYSTWAERKVAAIMQDRIGPNRAGPFGLLQPLADGGKFFFKEDFTPANAEKFLFVLGPALVMFISLITGAVIPWGKSLNIAGTSYDLQVANIDVGVLFIIGMASIGVYGIMIGGWASNNKYSLLGAIRASSQMISYELAMGLALLSIIMMTGSLDLKEITESQTNGKLWGVIPWVSGLNWNIFYQPVAFLVFIVAALAETNRHPFDLPECESELVTGYSTEYSSMKLGLYMFGEYVNMFISNAFMVVLFFGGYNYPGIEWVTQNWGENTAGILSIVAFLMKTIIGILIFMWIRWTLPRFRYDQLMHLGWKTLIPMALVNLLITGAVILAFGN; from the coding sequence ATGGATTTACTTACATTTAAACTTATACTTGTACTGGCACTTTTCCTTCTTTCGCTTACGATTGCAGCCTATTCTACATGGGCGGAAAGAAAAGTTGCCGCCATTATGCAGGACAGAATCGGACCTAACAGAGCGGGACCATTCGGATTGCTGCAACCGCTTGCCGATGGTGGAAAGTTTTTCTTTAAAGAAGATTTTACCCCTGCCAATGCGGAAAAGTTTCTTTTCGTATTGGGGCCGGCTTTGGTAATGTTTATATCATTGATCACGGGAGCAGTTATTCCTTGGGGTAAAAGTTTAAATATTGCCGGTACTTCTTACGATCTACAGGTTGCCAACATCGATGTTGGTGTACTTTTCATCATTGGGATGGCTTCCATCGGTGTTTACGGAATCATGATCGGAGGCTGGGCTTCCAACAATAAATATTCATTATTAGGTGCCATCCGTGCATCTTCCCAGATGATCTCTTACGAACTGGCAATGGGATTAGCCTTACTTTCTATCATTATGATGACGGGAAGTTTAGATTTAAAGGAAATCACAGAAAGTCAGACCAACGGAAAATTATGGGGAGTTATTCCATGGGTTTCCGGACTAAACTGGAATATATTTTACCAGCCGGTTGCTTTCCTTGTTTTTATCGTGGCAGCTTTGGCAGAAACCAACAGACACCCTTTCGATTTACCGGAATGTGAATCTGAATTGGTAACAGGATATTCTACCGAATATTCATCCATGAAATTAGGATTGTATATGTTTGGTGAATATGTAAATATGTTTATATCAAACGCATTCATGGTGGTTCTTTTCTTCGGAGGGTATAACTATCCGGGAATAGAATGGGTAACTCAGAACTGGGGAGAAAATACAGCCGGAATTTTGAGTATAGTAGCATTTTTAATGAAAACGATCATCGGAATCTTGATCTTTATGTGGATCAGATGGACACTTCCGAGATTCAGATACGACCAGTTAATGCACTTAGGTTGGAAAACTTTAATTCCAATGGCATTGGTAAACCTGCTGATTACAGGAGCTGTAATTTTAGCATTTGGGAATTAA
- a CDS encoding 2Fe-2S iron-sulfur cluster-binding protein, with translation MSEEVKKFKITIDGQTTEVLPGTSILEAARQIGGKSVPPAMCYYSKLETSGGRCRTCLVEVSKGSEADPRPMPKLVASCRTNVMDGMEVKNLTSEKAQEGRKAVTEFLLVNHPLDCPVCDQAGECHLQDLGYEYGNPETRTEFERNTYDADDLGPHIKLNMDRCILCARCVLAANQLTGQREHGILFRGDHAEISTYLNKALDNDFIGNVIDVCPVGALTDRTARFASRVWFTKPMNATCNCEKCSGKATVWMKGDEIIRVTARKDQWGEVEEFICDTCRFGRKELSDWNIEGPRHIDRHSVISLNHYEKPKDELRILDNPMAKEISEKDEK, from the coding sequence ATGAGCGAAGAGGTTAAAAAATTTAAAATAACTATAGACGGACAAACTACCGAAGTGTTGCCCGGAACTTCCATCCTGGAAGCGGCAAGACAAATCGGCGGAAAATCTGTACCTCCTGCAATGTGCTACTACAGCAAATTGGAAACCAGTGGGGGAAGATGCAGAACCTGCCTTGTGGAAGTTTCTAAAGGGTCTGAAGCAGATCCGCGTCCTATGCCGAAATTGGTTGCAAGCTGCAGAACAAATGTAATGGATGGTATGGAAGTAAAAAACCTTACCTCGGAAAAGGCTCAGGAAGGAAGAAAAGCAGTTACCGAATTCTTGCTGGTAAATCACCCGCTGGATTGCCCTGTTTGTGATCAGGCAGGAGAATGCCACCTTCAGGATCTGGGTTATGAATACGGAAACCCTGAAACAAGAACTGAGTTTGAAAGAAATACCTATGATGCAGATGATCTTGGCCCACATATCAAACTGAATATGGACCGTTGCATCCTGTGCGCAAGATGTGTATTGGCTGCAAACCAGTTAACAGGTCAAAGAGAGCACGGAATTCTTTTCAGAGGAGATCACGCAGAAATTTCTACTTATTTAAATAAAGCATTAGACAATGATTTTATCGGAAACGTAATTGATGTTTGTCCGGTAGGAGCATTAACCGACAGAACAGCTCGTTTTGCCAGCAGAGTATGGTTCACAAAACCAATGAACGCTACCTGTAACTGCGAAAAATGTTCAGGAAAAGCTACCGTTTGGATGAAAGGTGATGAAATTATAAGAGTTACCGCAAGAAAGGATCAGTGGGGAGAAGTTGAAGAATTCATCTGTGATACCTGTCGTTTCGGGAGAAAAGAACTTTCTGACTGGAATATCGAAGGTCCGAGACACATCGACAGACACTCTGTTATTTCATTGAATCATTATGAAAAGCCTAAAGATGAGCTAAGAATTTTAGACAATCCAATGGCTAAAGAAATCAGTGAAAAAGACGAAAAATAA
- the nuoF gene encoding NADH-quinone oxidoreductase subunit NuoF has protein sequence MSKKLLLKDAHIEGIRYFETYRKQGGYTAAEKALKMTPDEILEEVKASGLRGRGGAGFPTGMKWSFLAKPEGVPRHLVVNADESEPGTFKDRYLMEFLPHVLIEGMLISSYCLGSNVSYIYIRGEYSWIPDILEEAIEEAKAAGFLGKNILGTGFDLEIYVQRGAGAYICGEETALLESLEGKRGNPRLKPPFPAVKGLWERPTVVNNVESIAAIVPIIDITGAEYAKIGVGRSTGTKLISACGNINKPGVYEIDMTITVEEFIYSDEYCGGIKDGKKLKACIPGGSSVPIVPANLLLKTVNGEPRYMNYESLADGGFATGTMMGSGGFIVLDEDQCIVEHTMTLARFYNHESCGQCTPCREGTGWMYKILKKIENGQGKMEDIDLLWDIQRKIEGNTICPLGDAAAWPVAAAIRHFRDEFEWHVKNPELCLTQNYGLAHYADPIPTPTV, from the coding sequence ATGAGTAAAAAACTTTTACTTAAAGACGCACATATAGAAGGAATCCGCTACTTTGAAACCTACCGTAAACAGGGAGGCTACACAGCAGCTGAAAAAGCCTTGAAAATGACCCCGGACGAAATTCTGGAAGAAGTAAAAGCTTCAGGACTTCGTGGCCGTGGTGGAGCAGGATTTCCAACAGGAATGAAATGGAGCTTTTTGGCGAAACCGGAAGGTGTCCCTAGACACCTGGTAGTAAATGCCGATGAGTCTGAACCGGGAACATTCAAAGACAGATATCTGATGGAATTCCTTCCCCATGTATTGATTGAAGGAATGCTGATCTCATCGTATTGTTTGGGTTCTAATGTTTCTTACATCTACATCAGAGGAGAATATTCATGGATTCCTGATATTTTAGAGGAAGCCATTGAAGAAGCAAAAGCTGCCGGATTTTTAGGTAAAAATATTCTTGGAACGGGGTTCGATCTTGAAATCTATGTTCAGAGAGGTGCCGGAGCATATATCTGTGGTGAAGAAACTGCTTTGCTGGAATCTCTTGAAGGGAAAAGAGGAAATCCAAGACTGAAACCGCCATTCCCTGCTGTAAAAGGGCTTTGGGAAAGACCAACCGTAGTCAATAATGTTGAATCTATTGCTGCAATTGTTCCGATTATTGATATAACCGGAGCCGAATATGCTAAAATTGGTGTTGGCAGATCTACAGGTACAAAACTGATTTCAGCTTGTGGAAACATCAATAAGCCGGGAGTTTATGAAATCGACATGACCATTACCGTTGAAGAATTCATTTATTCAGATGAATATTGTGGAGGGATTAAAGATGGTAAAAAATTAAAAGCTTGTATTCCTGGAGGAAGCTCAGTTCCAATTGTTCCTGCCAATTTATTATTAAAAACCGTAAACGGAGAACCGAGATATATGAACTACGAATCTTTGGCAGATGGTGGTTTTGCTACCGGTACCATGATGGGTTCAGGAGGTTTCATCGTATTGGATGAAGACCAGTGTATCGTAGAACATACCATGACTTTAGCGAGATTTTATAATCACGAAAGTTGCGGACAATGTACACCATGCCGAGAGGGTACGGGATGGATGTATAAAATATTAAAGAAAATTGAAAATGGACAAGGCAAGATGGAAGACATCGACTTGCTTTGGGATATTCAGAGAAAAATAGAAGGTAACACAATCTGCCCATTGGGAGATGCGGCAGCATGGCCTGTAGCGGCGGCAATACGTCATTTCAGAGATGAATTTGAATGGCACGTGAAAAATCCTGAATTGTGTCTAACACAAAATTACGGATTGGCTCACTATGCGGATCCAATTCCGACGCCGACGGTTTAG
- the nuoE gene encoding complex I 24 kDa subunit family protein: MSETIAFKPESLVQVHKMIARYPEGRQKSALIPVLHLAQKEFGGWLDVPVMDYVAELLSIKPIEVYEVATFYTMFNMKPVGKYVLEVCRTGPCMVSGSEKILNHIRTKLNIKDGETTEDGMFTLKPAECLGACGYAPMMQLGKFFHENLTIEKVDEILDLCREGQVDLG, translated from the coding sequence ACCGGAAAGTTTAGTACAGGTACACAAAATGATCGCAAGATATCCAGAAGGAAGACAAAAATCTGCGCTTATTCCTGTACTGCATTTGGCACAGAAAGAATTCGGTGGGTGGTTAGACGTTCCAGTAATGGATTATGTTGCAGAATTATTGAGTATTAAACCAATTGAAGTATATGAAGTTGCAACTTTCTATACGATGTTCAATATGAAACCGGTTGGTAAATATGTTTTGGAAGTTTGCAGAACGGGACCCTGCATGGTGTCGGGAAGTGAAAAAATCCTTAATCACATCAGAACAAAACTGAATATTAAGGATGGAGAAACTACAGAAGACGGAATGTTCACATTAAAGCCTGCTGAATGTTTAGGTGCTTGTGGATATGCTCCGATGATGCAGCTTGGAAAATTCTTTCATGAAAATTTAACAATAGAAAAAGTAGACGAAATTCTTGACCTTTGCAGAGAAGGACAGGTTGATTTAGGCTAA